In the Micromonospora narathiwatensis genome, one interval contains:
- a CDS encoding DUF305 domain-containing protein has protein sequence MPLSRRMTISAVVATVVVGSGVAVALWADSDPPYRPPSSHVVQPGAPGQPGKSLSGDEVSQVSPPGFTAADTLFIEGMIPHHAQALEMTGLLAGRTTNPDVTLLAKRIDVSQRDEITRMQRWLDERGVPSAGPHTGHAGHELMPGMLTDKQFDQLKKAHGAEFDRLFLTFMIGHHQGALKMVEELYATGGGLEPASDQFAREVNADQSIEIQRMQEMLAKMS, from the coding sequence ATGCCCCTGTCTCGTCGCATGACAATTTCGGCCGTCGTCGCCACCGTCGTCGTTGGCTCGGGGGTGGCTGTCGCCCTCTGGGCCGACAGCGACCCGCCGTACCGTCCGCCGAGTTCGCACGTGGTCCAGCCGGGTGCCCCCGGCCAACCGGGCAAATCCCTGTCCGGCGACGAGGTGTCCCAGGTCTCGCCGCCCGGGTTCACCGCGGCCGACACCCTGTTCATCGAAGGGATGATCCCGCACCACGCCCAGGCGCTGGAGATGACCGGGCTCCTGGCCGGCCGTACCACCAACCCGGACGTGACCCTGCTCGCGAAGCGGATCGACGTCTCGCAGCGTGACGAGATCACGCGGATGCAGCGGTGGCTCGACGAGCGCGGCGTGCCGAGCGCGGGGCCGCACACGGGCCACGCCGGACATGAGCTCATGCCGGGAATGCTCACCGACAAGCAGTTCGACCAGCTCAAGAAGGCGCACGGCGCGGAGTTCGACCGGCTGTTCCTGACCTTCATGATCGGCCACCACCAGGGAGCCCTGAAGATGGTGGAGGAGCTCTACGCGACGGGCGGCGGGCTTGAGCCGGCCAGCGACCAGTTCGCCCGTGAGGTCAACGCCGACCAGAGCATCGAGATTCAGCGGATGCAGGAGATGCTGGCCAAGATGAGCTGA
- a CDS encoding LVIVD repeat-containing protein produces MLAAGILMVGVLPGTASAAEPDPRIGLGAGWLDAQSAISNLEHVAHRDKPAGFVDPANPGNGGFYNSDFTFGGKYAFSGNYNGFNIYDVSKSSDPQLVTSVVCPGGQGDLSVHNNLLFMSVEETRGRVDCGTNPNVGTRFQGVRVFDISDVRNPVQVAAVQLCRGSHTHTLVTDPKDANNVYIYVSGTASVRPATTMEGCNNNAADGQNPSRWRIEVIKVPVAAPQQAAVVNEPRLFTDPATGRIDGLQNGPQTPRHPSGSTWSPTPNTNACHDITAYPEIGLAAGACQGNGILIDISDPANPRRIDEVSDPNFAYWHSATFNNDGTKVIFTDEWGGGSGARCRDTDQPEWGANAIFDIVDRKMKFASYYKLPVPQTLQENCVAHNGSLIPVPGRDIMMQAWYQGGISVFDFTDSAHPQEIAFFDRGPVNPNSLVLGGFWSAYWYNGNLYGNEIARGFDVFKLTPSQYLSAAEIKAASEVQLSQFNAQGQPKITWTPSFALARAYYDQLVRADAIGHPVKSQVDMFLERAEGFAADGKRSAAAAQLRALSNKLGAPQHQQLKTAVLDLADSL; encoded by the coding sequence GTGCTGGCCGCGGGAATCCTCATGGTCGGCGTACTGCCCGGCACGGCTTCGGCGGCGGAGCCCGATCCGCGGATCGGGCTCGGCGCCGGCTGGCTCGACGCGCAGTCGGCGATCAGCAACCTGGAGCACGTCGCGCACCGCGACAAGCCGGCGGGTTTCGTCGACCCGGCGAACCCGGGTAACGGTGGGTTCTACAACTCGGACTTCACCTTCGGCGGCAAGTACGCGTTCTCGGGCAACTACAACGGGTTCAACATCTACGACGTCTCCAAGTCCAGCGACCCGCAGCTGGTCACCAGCGTCGTGTGCCCGGGTGGGCAGGGTGACCTTTCGGTCCACAACAACCTGCTCTTCATGTCGGTCGAGGAGACCCGCGGGCGGGTCGACTGCGGCACGAACCCGAACGTCGGCACCCGGTTCCAGGGCGTCCGGGTCTTCGACATCAGCGACGTGCGCAACCCGGTGCAGGTCGCGGCGGTTCAGCTCTGCCGTGGTTCGCACACGCACACGCTGGTGACCGACCCGAAGGACGCGAACAACGTCTACATCTATGTCTCGGGCACCGCTTCGGTGCGCCCGGCGACGACGATGGAGGGCTGCAACAACAACGCCGCGGACGGTCAGAACCCGTCGCGGTGGCGGATCGAGGTCATCAAGGTGCCGGTGGCGGCGCCTCAGCAGGCCGCCGTGGTGAACGAGCCGCGGCTGTTCACGGACCCGGCCACCGGCCGGATCGACGGTCTGCAGAACGGGCCGCAGACGCCCCGGCACCCGTCCGGGTCGACCTGGTCGCCCACGCCGAACACCAACGCCTGCCACGACATCACCGCGTACCCGGAGATCGGGCTGGCCGCCGGCGCCTGCCAGGGCAACGGCATCCTGATCGACATCTCGGACCCGGCGAACCCGCGTCGGATCGACGAGGTGTCCGACCCGAACTTCGCGTACTGGCACTCGGCGACGTTCAACAACGACGGCACCAAGGTGATCTTCACCGACGAGTGGGGCGGTGGTAGCGGTGCTCGTTGCCGCGACACCGACCAGCCGGAGTGGGGCGCCAACGCCATCTTCGACATCGTCGACCGGAAGATGAAGTTCGCCAGCTACTACAAGCTGCCGGTTCCGCAGACGCTGCAGGAGAACTGCGTCGCGCACAACGGTTCGCTGATTCCGGTGCCGGGTCGCGACATCATGATGCAGGCCTGGTACCAGGGCGGCATCTCGGTGTTCGACTTCACCGACTCGGCCCACCCGCAGGAGATCGCGTTCTTCGACCGCGGGCCGGTCAACCCGAACTCGCTCGTGCTCGGTGGGTTCTGGTCGGCGTACTGGTACAACGGCAACCTCTACGGCAACGAGATCGCCCGCGGTTTCGACGTGTTCAAGCTGACGCCCAGTCAGTACCTGTCGGCGGCGGAGATCAAGGCCGCGTCGGAGGTGCAGCTGAGCCAGTTCAACGCCCAGGGCCAGCCGAAGATCACCTGGACGCCGAGCTTCGCGCTCGCGCGTGCGTACTACGACCAGCTGGTGCGGGCCGACGCCATCGGCCACCCGGTGAAGTCCCAGGTCGACATGTTCCTGGAGCGGGCCGAGGGCTTCGCGGCTGACGGCAAGCGGTCCGCCGCTGCCGCGCAGCTGCGGGCGCTCTCCAACAAGCTGGGTGCGCCGCAGCACCAGCAGCTGAAGACGGCGGTGCTGGACCTGGCGGACTCGCTCTGA